Proteins from a genomic interval of Stigmatopora nigra isolate UIUO_SnigA chromosome 19, RoL_Snig_1.1, whole genome shotgun sequence:
- the arhgap42a gene encoding rho GTPase-activating protein 42 isoform X1, with protein MGLPTLEFSDSFVDSPEFRDRLQCHEIELERTNRFIKDLIKDGSMLISALRSLSQAVQRFSQSLQDFQFECIGDAETDDEINIAQSLKEFSQLLSTMEEERKRLIQNADDVLISPLERFRKEQIGAVKEGKKQFDKETERYYSVLDKHLSLSSKKKESQLNEADSQMSKDRQVFNDASLQYVFKIQEVQERKKFEFVEPLLAFLQGLLTFYHEGYELASEFEPYKQQLQFNLQNARNNFESTRAEVERLMKRIRSAEEDFKAPGRFTMEGYLYIQEKRPLGSVWTRYYCTYEKSSKMFSMSNTEARPANRQNGVPNGTPESFRLRSCVRRKTDSIDKRFCFDIEVVERHGVITLQALSEANRRLWMEAMDGKEPIYTLPSLLSKKEETFLNEVGFSFVRRCIEMVETRGLGTLGLYRTGGVNSKVQRLMTSVFSSTSASDVRLDADTWDNKTITSGLKNYFRCLAEPVLTYRLHKEFIKAAKYDDQYRLKAIHALVHKLPEKNRIMLDILTNHLLRVSSHCAQNLMTVSNLGMIFGPTLMRSQEETVAAMMNIKFQNIVVEIIIENHDKIFGETPDLTLPLPPAPSSRATPRRSKAICLSSGKRKARLYPPTLCLADNDSDTFSSSSPCTTPTGSQESLSSHSSEKNVASQTSPPASPPAEPISSCQSPQVQPPPSSPSNGGERKWMMDKETQAVASSTASLPSATELTDSTVSLSSAKESNSHSSSSTVQLSTPGSPTRETRSVPRVPSVASLKSTNDTKMPSSPPPQNRVAAYQTASSSSSSSSSLFPYPRSTSSSLTSLHISEDYRSCHGSVQSLVSLEPREATRTRKISHLRRDADNLTSSHALSTNGYQRPGIVLSVQAQKQQRESSVFSSALDISTTGRDAKALYSCEAEHSHELSFPQGALFSNVHPSVEPGWLQATYQGRTGLIPENYITYT; from the exons CAGTGTCATGAGATCGAGCTGGAAAGAACCAATAGGTTTATCAAAGACCTCATCAAGGATGGAAGCATGCTCATATCGGCCCTCAGAA GTCTTTCTCAGGCTGTACAGCGTTTCTCTCAATCGCTGCAAGATTTCCAGTTTGAATGCATCGGAGACGCCGAGACCGACGACGAGATTAACATTG CTCAGTCCCTGAAGGAGTTCTCACAGCTTCTGAGCACTATGGAAGAGGAAAGAAAGCGTCTG ATCCAAAATGCTGACGATGTATTAATCTCGCCGCTGGAAAGGTTTCGCAAGGAACAGATTGGCGCAGTGAAG GAGGGAAAAAAGCAGTTTGACAAAGAGACGGAACGCTACTACTCTGTCTTGGACAAACATCTTAGCCTGTCctccaaaaaaaaggaatcacaGTTAAATGAG GCAGACTCCCAGATGAGCAAAGACCGCCAGGTTTTCAATGACGCGTCACTGCAGTATGTTTTCAAAATCCAAGAAGTGCAGGAGAGGAAGAAGTTTGAGTTTGTGGAGCCG TTACTAGCTTTCCTACAAGGCTTGCTGACCTTCTACCATGAAGGCTATGAACTGGCCAGTGAGTTTGAACCTTATAAACAGCAGCTGCAGTTCAATCTGCAGAAT GCCAGGAACAACTTTGAAAGCACACGAGCTGAAGTGGAGCGGTTGATGAAGAGAATACGATCGGCCGAGGAGGATTTCAAGGCTCCCGGTCGCTTCACCATGGAGGGCTACCTTTACATCCAGGAGAAAC GTCCGCTTGGAAGTGTATGGACCAGATACTACTGCACTTATGAGAAGAGCTCCAAGATGTTCAGCATGAGCAACACGGAGGCCCGACCAGCCAACAGACAG AATGGCGTGCCAAACGGGACGCCAGAGTCATTCCGCCTTCGCTCTTGTGTACGAAGGAAGACGGACTCCATTGATAAGCGCTTTTGTTTTGACATTGAAGTGGTGGAGAG ACATGGCGTCATCACTCTGCAAGCACTTTCTGAAGCTAACAGGCGATTATGGATGGAAGCCATGGATGGGAAAGAGCCT ATCTACACTCTCCCATCACTGCTCAGCAAGAAGGAAGAAA CATTCCTCAATGAAGTGGGTTTCAGCTTTGTGCGGAGATGCATCGAGATGGTAGAAACTAGAG GCCTCGGCACTCTCGGTTTGTACCGAACCGGAGGAGTCAACTCTAAAGTTCAACGGTTGATGACCAGCGTCTTTT CATCTACTTCTGCTTCTGACGTACGACTGGACGCAGACACTTGGGACAACAAGACTATTACCAGCGGACTGAAGAATTATTTCAG ATGCTTGGCAGAACCGGTGCTCACCTACAGACTACACAAAGAATTCATCAAAGCTGCAA AGTATGACGACCAGTACCGCTTAAAAGCAATCCATGCGCTGGTCCACAAGCTCCCTGAGAAGAACCGGATTATGCTGGACATCCTGACCAATCATCTTCTCAG gGTTTCATCCCATTGCGCCCAGAACCTGATGACGGTGTCCAATTTGGGAATGATTTTCGGTCCCACGTTAATGCGATCGCAGGAGGAGACAGTGGCCGCCATGATGAACATCAAATTCCAAAATATCGTTGTGGAGATCATCATTGAGAACCATGACAAG ATATTTGGCGAAACCCCTGACCTCACGCTACCCTTACCTCCGGCACCCTCTTCTCGGGCGACACCCCGACGAAGCAAAGCCATCTGTTTGTCGTCGGGGAAAAGAAAAGCCCGCCTCTATCCACCTACTCTCTGCCTGGCAGACAATGACA GTGACACCTTCAGTAGCAGTAGCCCGTGCACTACCCCTACAGGCAGCCAAGAATCCCTTTCTTCACACTCCTCGGAGAAAAACGTCGCCTCACAGACGTCACCTCCGGCCTCGCCCCCCGCAGAGCCAATCTCCTCCTGTCAGTCCCCTCAAGTCCAGCCTCCTCCTTCAAGTCCCTCCAACGGTGGCGAAAGAAAATGGATGATGGACAAGGAGACTCAAGCCGTTGCGTCGTCCACGGCGTCTCTGCCGTCGGCAACCGAGCTGACCGACTCCACCGTTTCCCTCTCCTCCGCCAAGGAGTCCAATTCTCATTCCTCCTCATCCACCGTGCAGCTATCCACCCCGGGATCGCCAACCAGGGAGACACGTTCTGTCCCCAGAGTGCCATCTGTTGCCTCCTTGAAAAGCACCAACGACACAAAGATGCCTTCGTCACCTCCACCGCAAAACCGGGTGGCGGCATACCAGACGGCCTCCTcatcctcgtcttcctcctcgtccTTGTTCCCATATCCACGTTCCACCTCGTCCTCCCTCACCTCCCTGCACATCTCAGAAG ACTACAGAAGCTGCCACGGTTCCGTGCAGAGTTTAGTCTCGCTGGAACCGCGAGAGGCCACGCGGACGCGGAAGATATCCCATTTAAGAAGAGACGCTGACAACCTGACCTCCTCACATGCGCTGTCAACCAATGGCTACCAAAGGCCTGGAATAGT GTTATCAGTCCAAGCTCAGAAACAACAACGGGAAAGCTCTGTGTTCTCCTCGGCTTTGGACATTTCTACTACTGGAAG GGACGCGAAAGCTCTGTATTCCTGCGAGGCCGAGCACAGCCACGAGCTTAGTTTTCCGCAAGGGGCACTCTTTTCCAACG ttcACCCATCAGTGGAACCAGGCTGGCTCCAAGCGACCTACCAGGGCAGGACGGGCCTTATACCTGAGAACTACATCACATACACCTGA
- the arhgap42a gene encoding rho GTPase-activating protein 42 isoform X2 has product MEEERKRLIQNADDVLISPLERFRKEQIGAVKEGKKQFDKETERYYSVLDKHLSLSSKKKESQLNEADSQMSKDRQVFNDASLQYVFKIQEVQERKKFEFVEPLLAFLQGLLTFYHEGYELASEFEPYKQQLQFNLQNARNNFESTRAEVERLMKRIRSAEEDFKAPGRFTMEGYLYIQEKRPLGSVWTRYYCTYEKSSKMFSMSNTEARPANRQNGVPNGTPESFRLRSCVRRKTDSIDKRFCFDIEVVERHGVITLQALSEANRRLWMEAMDGKEPIYTLPSLLSKKEETFLNEVGFSFVRRCIEMVETRGLGTLGLYRTGGVNSKVQRLMTSVFSSTSASDVRLDADTWDNKTITSGLKNYFRCLAEPVLTYRLHKEFIKAAKYDDQYRLKAIHALVHKLPEKNRIMLDILTNHLLRVSSHCAQNLMTVSNLGMIFGPTLMRSQEETVAAMMNIKFQNIVVEIIIENHDKIFGETPDLTLPLPPAPSSRATPRRSKAICLSSGKRKARLYPPTLCLADNDSDTFSSSSPCTTPTGSQESLSSHSSEKNVASQTSPPASPPAEPISSCQSPQVQPPPSSPSNGGERKWMMDKETQAVASSTASLPSATELTDSTVSLSSAKESNSHSSSSTVQLSTPGSPTRETRSVPRVPSVASLKSTNDTKMPSSPPPQNRVAAYQTASSSSSSSSSLFPYPRSTSSSLTSLHISEDYRSCHGSVQSLVSLEPREATRTRKISHLRRDADNLTSSHALSTNGYQRPGIVLSVQAQKQQRESSVFSSALDISTTGRDAKALYSCEAEHSHELSFPQGALFSNVHPSVEPGWLQATYQGRTGLIPENYITYT; this is encoded by the exons ATGGAAGAGGAAAGAAAGCGTCTG ATCCAAAATGCTGACGATGTATTAATCTCGCCGCTGGAAAGGTTTCGCAAGGAACAGATTGGCGCAGTGAAG GAGGGAAAAAAGCAGTTTGACAAAGAGACGGAACGCTACTACTCTGTCTTGGACAAACATCTTAGCCTGTCctccaaaaaaaaggaatcacaGTTAAATGAG GCAGACTCCCAGATGAGCAAAGACCGCCAGGTTTTCAATGACGCGTCACTGCAGTATGTTTTCAAAATCCAAGAAGTGCAGGAGAGGAAGAAGTTTGAGTTTGTGGAGCCG TTACTAGCTTTCCTACAAGGCTTGCTGACCTTCTACCATGAAGGCTATGAACTGGCCAGTGAGTTTGAACCTTATAAACAGCAGCTGCAGTTCAATCTGCAGAAT GCCAGGAACAACTTTGAAAGCACACGAGCTGAAGTGGAGCGGTTGATGAAGAGAATACGATCGGCCGAGGAGGATTTCAAGGCTCCCGGTCGCTTCACCATGGAGGGCTACCTTTACATCCAGGAGAAAC GTCCGCTTGGAAGTGTATGGACCAGATACTACTGCACTTATGAGAAGAGCTCCAAGATGTTCAGCATGAGCAACACGGAGGCCCGACCAGCCAACAGACAG AATGGCGTGCCAAACGGGACGCCAGAGTCATTCCGCCTTCGCTCTTGTGTACGAAGGAAGACGGACTCCATTGATAAGCGCTTTTGTTTTGACATTGAAGTGGTGGAGAG ACATGGCGTCATCACTCTGCAAGCACTTTCTGAAGCTAACAGGCGATTATGGATGGAAGCCATGGATGGGAAAGAGCCT ATCTACACTCTCCCATCACTGCTCAGCAAGAAGGAAGAAA CATTCCTCAATGAAGTGGGTTTCAGCTTTGTGCGGAGATGCATCGAGATGGTAGAAACTAGAG GCCTCGGCACTCTCGGTTTGTACCGAACCGGAGGAGTCAACTCTAAAGTTCAACGGTTGATGACCAGCGTCTTTT CATCTACTTCTGCTTCTGACGTACGACTGGACGCAGACACTTGGGACAACAAGACTATTACCAGCGGACTGAAGAATTATTTCAG ATGCTTGGCAGAACCGGTGCTCACCTACAGACTACACAAAGAATTCATCAAAGCTGCAA AGTATGACGACCAGTACCGCTTAAAAGCAATCCATGCGCTGGTCCACAAGCTCCCTGAGAAGAACCGGATTATGCTGGACATCCTGACCAATCATCTTCTCAG gGTTTCATCCCATTGCGCCCAGAACCTGATGACGGTGTCCAATTTGGGAATGATTTTCGGTCCCACGTTAATGCGATCGCAGGAGGAGACAGTGGCCGCCATGATGAACATCAAATTCCAAAATATCGTTGTGGAGATCATCATTGAGAACCATGACAAG ATATTTGGCGAAACCCCTGACCTCACGCTACCCTTACCTCCGGCACCCTCTTCTCGGGCGACACCCCGACGAAGCAAAGCCATCTGTTTGTCGTCGGGGAAAAGAAAAGCCCGCCTCTATCCACCTACTCTCTGCCTGGCAGACAATGACA GTGACACCTTCAGTAGCAGTAGCCCGTGCACTACCCCTACAGGCAGCCAAGAATCCCTTTCTTCACACTCCTCGGAGAAAAACGTCGCCTCACAGACGTCACCTCCGGCCTCGCCCCCCGCAGAGCCAATCTCCTCCTGTCAGTCCCCTCAAGTCCAGCCTCCTCCTTCAAGTCCCTCCAACGGTGGCGAAAGAAAATGGATGATGGACAAGGAGACTCAAGCCGTTGCGTCGTCCACGGCGTCTCTGCCGTCGGCAACCGAGCTGACCGACTCCACCGTTTCCCTCTCCTCCGCCAAGGAGTCCAATTCTCATTCCTCCTCATCCACCGTGCAGCTATCCACCCCGGGATCGCCAACCAGGGAGACACGTTCTGTCCCCAGAGTGCCATCTGTTGCCTCCTTGAAAAGCACCAACGACACAAAGATGCCTTCGTCACCTCCACCGCAAAACCGGGTGGCGGCATACCAGACGGCCTCCTcatcctcgtcttcctcctcgtccTTGTTCCCATATCCACGTTCCACCTCGTCCTCCCTCACCTCCCTGCACATCTCAGAAG ACTACAGAAGCTGCCACGGTTCCGTGCAGAGTTTAGTCTCGCTGGAACCGCGAGAGGCCACGCGGACGCGGAAGATATCCCATTTAAGAAGAGACGCTGACAACCTGACCTCCTCACATGCGCTGTCAACCAATGGCTACCAAAGGCCTGGAATAGT GTTATCAGTCCAAGCTCAGAAACAACAACGGGAAAGCTCTGTGTTCTCCTCGGCTTTGGACATTTCTACTACTGGAAG GGACGCGAAAGCTCTGTATTCCTGCGAGGCCGAGCACAGCCACGAGCTTAGTTTTCCGCAAGGGGCACTCTTTTCCAACG ttcACCCATCAGTGGAACCAGGCTGGCTCCAAGCGACCTACCAGGGCAGGACGGGCCTTATACCTGAGAACTACATCACATACACCTGA
- the trpc6a gene encoding short transient receptor potential channel 6a isoform X1 codes for MNHTQEEAAITTTPSPDSRRARSQDNLLAYDSFLEDNRWIGHGQILARLSGVKRRQALRGPLLMFTEASAGPSEAEQRFLEAAEYGNIPEVRRMLLQVPHLNVNTVNYMGQNALQLAVANEHLEVTELLLGRPDLARVGDALLLAISKGYIRITEALLAHPSFRDAHRLTASPAQVDMLDDFYAYDEDGTRFSHDVTPVILAAHCQEYEIVHTLLSKGARIDPPHDYFCSCNSCNYQQQYDSFSHSRSRINAYRGLASPAYLSLSSEDPVLAALELSHELAMLANIEKEFKNDYCRLSSQCKDFVVGLLDLCRSTEEVEAILNGETNCEDSYDPPGRPSLTRLKLAIKYELKKFVAHPNCQQQLLSIWYENLPGLRQQTTAIKLLVVLAVSMGLPGLSLAYWIAPCSRVGRVMRSPFMKFVAQASSFTIFLGLLILNAADRFAGTAVLPNMTHHHVQGPSRLTTDPMLLYRMTTTPFTWMEILIVSWVMGMIWTEVKEIWSLGPGEYLVEPWNFLDFGMLAIFLASFSCRFSALRQARFAQAYVYTHYTCLKNVTLPPEILYFTLARIHWLPSDPQLVSEGLYAVAVVLSFSRIAYILPANESFGPLQISLGRTVKDIFKFMVIFLLVFLAFMIGMFNLYSYYLGVKQNDAFTTLEESFKTLFWAIFGLSEVRSVVINNGHKFIENIGYVLYGIYNVTMVIVLLNMLIAMINSSFQEIEDDADVEWKFARAKLWFSYFEEGRTLPVPFNLVPSPKSLLGLCKGIKSLALQYKRGQNEKKHETRLDKVIVFCSTSLFFLLNNLDVFFLLQMGEGKFSAFSGSTNPSRYQKIMKRLIKRYIIKARANRESDEITEGELKEIKQDISSLRYELLEEKSQNTETLDELMRRLGDIATTT; via the exons ATGAACCACACGCAGGAGGAGGCGGCAATTACGACCACTCCGAGCCCGGACAGCCGACGGGCAAGAAGTCAGGACAACCTGCTGGCGTACGACAGTTTCCTCGAGGATAACCGATGGATTGG CCACGGGCAAATACTGGCTCGTCTCAGCGGAGTCAAGCGTCGGCAGGCCCTGCGGGGTCCGCTTCTCATGTTCACCGAAGCATCGGCGGGCCCATCCGAGGCGGAACAGCGCTTCCTGGAAGCCGCGGAATACGGCAACATCCCCGAGGTGCGGCGTATGCTTCTGCAGGTCCCCCATCTGAATGTCAATACTGTCAACTACATGGGCCAAAACGCCCTGCAACTGGCCGTGGCCAATGAGCACTTAGAGGTGACGGAACTACTACTGGGGAGGCCAGACCTGGCGCGGGTGGGAGATGCCCTCCTATTGGCCATTA GTAAAGGTTACATCCGTATCACTGAGGCCTTGCTGGCGCACCCTTCGTTCCGAGATGCCCATCGTCTGACAGCCAGCCCAGCTCAAGTGGACATGTTAGATGACTTCTATGCCTACGATGAGGATGGGACCAG GTTCTCCCACGATGTGACACCAGTCATCCTGGCAGCGCACTGCCAAGAATACGAGATCGTCCACACTCTTTTAAGTAAGGGGGCGCGTATTGACCCACCCCATGACTACTTCTGCAGCTGCAACTCGTGCAACTACCAGCAGCAGTATGACTCCTTCAGCCACTCGCGCTCCCGGATCAACGCTTACCGTGGATTGGCGAGTCCGGCTTACCTCTCCCTATCCAGTGAGGATCCAGTGCTCGCTGCTTTAGAGCTTAGTCATGAGCTCGCCATGCTGGCCAACATCGAGAAGGAGTTTAAG AACGACTATTGCCGCTTGTCCAGCCAGTGTAAGGACTTTGTGGTGGGCCTCTTAGACCTGTGTCGTAGCACCGAAGAAGTGGAGGCCATACTGAATGGGGAAACCAATTGTGAAGACAGCTACGATCCGCCCGGCCGCCCTTCCCTCACACGCCTCAAGTTAGCCATCAAATATGAATTGAAAAAG TTTGTAGCCCATCCCAACTGCCAACAACAACTACTGAGTATCTGGTATGAGAACCTACCAGGACTGAGACAACAAACTACCGCAATCAAACTCTTGGTCGTTTTGGCGGTTTCCATGGGGCTGCCTGGGTTGTCTTTGGCCTACTGGATTGCACCGTGCAGTCGG GTGGGTCGGGTGATGCGCAGCCCTTTCATGAAATTTGTGGCCCAGGCCTCATCTTTCACCATCTTCCTGGGCCTGCTTATCCTTAATGCTGCAGACCGTTTCGCAGGGACGGCGGTCTTGCCCAACATGACCCACCACCATGTGCAGGGACCGTCCCGACTGACCACAGATCCCATGTTGCTCTACCGGATGACCACAACGCCCTTTACCTGGATGGAGATTCTCATTGTCTCATGGGTCATGG GAATGATCTGGACCGAAGTGAAGGAAATCTGGAGTCTAGGGCCTGGGGAGTATCTGGTAGAACCATGGAACTTTCTGGATTTTGGGATGCTGGCCATCTTCCTGGCGTCATTCAGTTGTCGCTTCTCTGCTCTTCGACAAGCCCGTTTTGCTCAGGCTTACGTTTACACGCATTACACGTGCCTGAAAAATGTCACATTGCCTCCCGAGATACTCTACTTCACGTTGG CGAGGATCCACTGGTTGCCGTCAGACCCGCAGCTGGTCTCCGAAGGTCTGTACGCGGTAGCGGTGGTACTGAGCTTCTCTCGGATCGCATACATCCTCCCGGCCAATGAGAGCTTCGGGCCCCTTCAGATCTCCCTCGGCAGGACGGTGAAGgatattttcaaattcatgGTTATCTTCCTTCTGGTTTTTCTGGCCTTCATGATTGGAATGTTCAACCTGTACTCCTATTACTTGGGAGTCAAGCAGAACGACGCTTTCACCAC CCTGGAGGAGAGCTTCAAGACTCTCTTCTGGGCCATATTTGGCTTGTCCGAGGTCCGCTCCGTGGTCATAAACAACGGGCATAAGTTCATCGAAAACATCGGCTACGTGCTGTACGGCATTTACAACGTCACCATGGTCATCGTGCTACTCAACATGCTCATTGCCATGATCAACAGCTCATTCCAGGAGATTGAG GACGATGCTGATGTAGAGTGGAAGTTTGCGCGAGCCAAACTCTGGTTCTCTTACTTTGAGGAAGGGAGAACACTACCAGTGCCTTTCAATCTGGTTCCAAGTCCCAAATCATTGCTGGGCCTTTGCAAAGGCATCAAGTCTTTGGCTCTGCAGTACAAGAGAGGGCAGAATGAGAAAAAACATGAGACTCGACTTGATAAGGTGATTGTTTTCTGCTcaacaagtttattttttctactaaataatctggatgttttttttcttcttcagatgGGAGAAGGCAAATTTTCAGCATTCAGTGGATCGACAAATCCATCCAGATATCAG AAGATAATGAAGCGTCTCATCAAACGTTACATCATAAAAGCTCGAGCCAACCGGGAAAGTGACGAGATCACGGAAG GTGAGTTGAAGGAAATTAAGCAGGACATATCCAGCCTCCGCTATGAGCTTTTAGAAGAAAAGTCACAGAACACAGAGACACTGGATGAGCTGATGAGGAGACTTGGGGACATTGCCACAACCACCTAA
- the trpc6a gene encoding short transient receptor potential channel 6a isoform X2: MNHTQEEAAITTTPSPDSRRARSQDNLLAYDSFLEDNRWIGHGQILARLSGVKRRQALRGPLLMFTEASAGPSEAEQRFLEAAEYGNIPEVRRMLLQVPHLNVNTVNYMGQNALQLAVANEHLEVTELLLGRPDLARVGDALLLAISKGYIRITEALLAHPSFRDAHRLTASPAQVDMLDDFYAYDEDGTRFSHDVTPVILAAHCQEYEIVHTLLSKGARIDPPHDYFCSCNSCNYQQQYDSFSHSRSRINAYRGLASPAYLSLSSEDPVLAALELSHELAMLANIEKEFKNDYCRLSSQCKDFVVGLLDLCRSTEEVEAILNGETNCEDSYDPPGRPSLTRLKLAIKYELKKFVAHPNCQQQLLSIWYENLPGLRQQTTAIKLLVVLAVSMGLPGLSLAYWIAPCSRVGRVMRSPFMKFVAQASSFTIFLGLLILNAADRFAGTAVLPNMTHHHVQGPSRLTTDPMLLYRMTTTPFTWMEILIVSWVMGMIWTEVKEIWSLGPGEYLVEPWNFLDFGMLAIFLASFSCRFSALRQARFAQAYVYTHYTCLKNVTLPPEILYFTLARIHWLPSDPQLVSEGLYAVAVVLSFSRIAYILPANESFGPLQISLGRTVKDIFKFMVIFLLVFLAFMIGMFNLYSYYLGVKQNDAFTTLEESFKTLFWAIFGLSEVRSVVINNGHKFIENIGYVLYGIYNVTMVIVLLNMLIAMINSSFQEIEDDADVEWKFARAKLWFSYFEEGRTLPVPFNLVPSPKSLLGLCKGIKSLALQYKRGQNEKKHETRLDKMGEGKFSAFSGSTNPSRYQKIMKRLIKRYIIKARANRESDEITEGELKEIKQDISSLRYELLEEKSQNTETLDELMRRLGDIATTT, from the exons ATGAACCACACGCAGGAGGAGGCGGCAATTACGACCACTCCGAGCCCGGACAGCCGACGGGCAAGAAGTCAGGACAACCTGCTGGCGTACGACAGTTTCCTCGAGGATAACCGATGGATTGG CCACGGGCAAATACTGGCTCGTCTCAGCGGAGTCAAGCGTCGGCAGGCCCTGCGGGGTCCGCTTCTCATGTTCACCGAAGCATCGGCGGGCCCATCCGAGGCGGAACAGCGCTTCCTGGAAGCCGCGGAATACGGCAACATCCCCGAGGTGCGGCGTATGCTTCTGCAGGTCCCCCATCTGAATGTCAATACTGTCAACTACATGGGCCAAAACGCCCTGCAACTGGCCGTGGCCAATGAGCACTTAGAGGTGACGGAACTACTACTGGGGAGGCCAGACCTGGCGCGGGTGGGAGATGCCCTCCTATTGGCCATTA GTAAAGGTTACATCCGTATCACTGAGGCCTTGCTGGCGCACCCTTCGTTCCGAGATGCCCATCGTCTGACAGCCAGCCCAGCTCAAGTGGACATGTTAGATGACTTCTATGCCTACGATGAGGATGGGACCAG GTTCTCCCACGATGTGACACCAGTCATCCTGGCAGCGCACTGCCAAGAATACGAGATCGTCCACACTCTTTTAAGTAAGGGGGCGCGTATTGACCCACCCCATGACTACTTCTGCAGCTGCAACTCGTGCAACTACCAGCAGCAGTATGACTCCTTCAGCCACTCGCGCTCCCGGATCAACGCTTACCGTGGATTGGCGAGTCCGGCTTACCTCTCCCTATCCAGTGAGGATCCAGTGCTCGCTGCTTTAGAGCTTAGTCATGAGCTCGCCATGCTGGCCAACATCGAGAAGGAGTTTAAG AACGACTATTGCCGCTTGTCCAGCCAGTGTAAGGACTTTGTGGTGGGCCTCTTAGACCTGTGTCGTAGCACCGAAGAAGTGGAGGCCATACTGAATGGGGAAACCAATTGTGAAGACAGCTACGATCCGCCCGGCCGCCCTTCCCTCACACGCCTCAAGTTAGCCATCAAATATGAATTGAAAAAG TTTGTAGCCCATCCCAACTGCCAACAACAACTACTGAGTATCTGGTATGAGAACCTACCAGGACTGAGACAACAAACTACCGCAATCAAACTCTTGGTCGTTTTGGCGGTTTCCATGGGGCTGCCTGGGTTGTCTTTGGCCTACTGGATTGCACCGTGCAGTCGG GTGGGTCGGGTGATGCGCAGCCCTTTCATGAAATTTGTGGCCCAGGCCTCATCTTTCACCATCTTCCTGGGCCTGCTTATCCTTAATGCTGCAGACCGTTTCGCAGGGACGGCGGTCTTGCCCAACATGACCCACCACCATGTGCAGGGACCGTCCCGACTGACCACAGATCCCATGTTGCTCTACCGGATGACCACAACGCCCTTTACCTGGATGGAGATTCTCATTGTCTCATGGGTCATGG GAATGATCTGGACCGAAGTGAAGGAAATCTGGAGTCTAGGGCCTGGGGAGTATCTGGTAGAACCATGGAACTTTCTGGATTTTGGGATGCTGGCCATCTTCCTGGCGTCATTCAGTTGTCGCTTCTCTGCTCTTCGACAAGCCCGTTTTGCTCAGGCTTACGTTTACACGCATTACACGTGCCTGAAAAATGTCACATTGCCTCCCGAGATACTCTACTTCACGTTGG CGAGGATCCACTGGTTGCCGTCAGACCCGCAGCTGGTCTCCGAAGGTCTGTACGCGGTAGCGGTGGTACTGAGCTTCTCTCGGATCGCATACATCCTCCCGGCCAATGAGAGCTTCGGGCCCCTTCAGATCTCCCTCGGCAGGACGGTGAAGgatattttcaaattcatgGTTATCTTCCTTCTGGTTTTTCTGGCCTTCATGATTGGAATGTTCAACCTGTACTCCTATTACTTGGGAGTCAAGCAGAACGACGCTTTCACCAC CCTGGAGGAGAGCTTCAAGACTCTCTTCTGGGCCATATTTGGCTTGTCCGAGGTCCGCTCCGTGGTCATAAACAACGGGCATAAGTTCATCGAAAACATCGGCTACGTGCTGTACGGCATTTACAACGTCACCATGGTCATCGTGCTACTCAACATGCTCATTGCCATGATCAACAGCTCATTCCAGGAGATTGAG GACGATGCTGATGTAGAGTGGAAGTTTGCGCGAGCCAAACTCTGGTTCTCTTACTTTGAGGAAGGGAGAACACTACCAGTGCCTTTCAATCTGGTTCCAAGTCCCAAATCATTGCTGGGCCTTTGCAAAGGCATCAAGTCTTTGGCTCTGCAGTACAAGAGAGGGCAGAATGAGAAAAAACATGAGACTCGACTTGATAAG atgGGAGAAGGCAAATTTTCAGCATTCAGTGGATCGACAAATCCATCCAGATATCAG AAGATAATGAAGCGTCTCATCAAACGTTACATCATAAAAGCTCGAGCCAACCGGGAAAGTGACGAGATCACGGAAG GTGAGTTGAAGGAAATTAAGCAGGACATATCCAGCCTCCGCTATGAGCTTTTAGAAGAAAAGTCACAGAACACAGAGACACTGGATGAGCTGATGAGGAGACTTGGGGACATTGCCACAACCACCTAA